In Theileria equi strain WA chromosome 4 map unlocalized gcontig_1105316255033, whole genome shotgun sequence, the following are encoded in one genomic region:
- a CDS encoding dihydrolipoyl dehydrogenase family protein (encoded by transcript BEWA_016060A), translating to MALHSSSTNELCNKDPFGWHPHYSHIHLQPFYRYDLVVIGGGPGGYTTAIKAAQLGLRVACVEKRKTLGGTCLNCGCIPSKALLNTSHNFEKLKKGIPGIVASSVSVDVKKMMDDKDSILRTLNMGIQGLFRKNKVDFIQGHGKIVDANKVAVEDKIVETENIIIATGSEVTPFPHESLKVDGKFVLSSTEALCLDKVPKEMVVIGGGAIGLELASVWSRLGAKVDILEFAPDVCSVMDVDVSKNIKRILEKQGLKIHVNTKVLKGEIKGDKITIHAESAGKPVSFTAEKVLIAMGRRPYTEGLGLEALNVETKQGRIPVDDQFRVSDKSGAPVSSVRAIGDVITGPMLAHKAEEDGMAALGYIVNQDLVHVDHNLIPSVIYTHPEIAGVGATEQSLVKEGKEFKKGVFSYMGNSRAKIYGESDGFVKILADKENKILGAWIVGPDASELIAQLTIAVTYGASTVDVTRTCFAHPSLSEAVKEACLAVHSKPIHM from the exons ATGGCTCTCCACTCATCTTCTACCAACGAATTATGCAACAAGGATCCCTTTGGCTGGCACCCACATTATAGCCACATACATTTACAACCATTCTATAGGTATGATCTCGTGGTGATTGGGGGAGGTCCAGGTGGTTATACCACCGCCATCAAGGCGGCCCAATTAGGGCTCAGGGTAGCTTGTGTTGAAAAGCGTAAAACGCTAGGAGGAACTTGTCTAAACTGTGGATGCATTCCATCAAAGGCCCTTTTAAATACTTCACACAACTTTGAG aaaCTAAAAAAGGGAATTCCCGGAATTGTGGCTTCTTCAGTTTCAGTCGAtgtgaagaagatgatggatGACAAGGATTCGATACTGAGGACGCTAAATATGGGCATTCAAGGCTTATTTAGAAAGAACAAGGTAGACTTTATCCAAGGTCACGGGAAAATTGTGGATGCGAACAAAGTCGCGGTCGAGGACAAAATTGTAGAAACTGaaaatatcatcattgCAACCGGTTCCGAGGTCACTCCATTTCCACACGAGTCCCTCAAGGTCGATGGAAAGTTTGTCTTGTCCTCTACAGAGGCCCTTTGCCTAGATAAGGTTCCCAAGGAGATGGTTGTCATTGGAGGCGGTGCTATTGGTCTAGAGCTTGCGAGTGTCTGGAGCCGCTTGGGTGCCAAAGTTGACATTTTGGAATTCGCACCAGATGTTTGCTCTGTCATG GATGTGGATGTCTCAAAGAACATCAAGAGGATTTTGGAAAAGCAGGGACTAAAGATCCACGTCAACACCAAGGTCTTAAAGGGAGAGATCAAGGGGGACAAGATCACCATACATGCAGAATCTGCCGGTAAACCAGTGTCATTCACCGCAGAAAAGGTTCTCATCGCCATGGGAAGGCGTCCATATACTGAGGGACTCGGACTTGAGGCCCTAAATGTTGAAACCAAACAGGGTAGAATCCCAGTAGATGACCAGTTTAGGGTATCAGACAAGAGTGGCGCACCGGTTTCCAGTGTTAGAGCCATTGGTGATGTCATAACTGGGCCAATGTTGGCACACAAGgctgaggaagatggaatGGCTGCATTGGGGTACATTGTGAACCAGGATTTAGTGCATGTAGACCATAACTTGATCCCATCCGTAATCTACACCCATCCAGAAATCGCTGGTGTTGGTGCAACTGAGCAAAGCCTTGTCAAGGAAGGAAAGGAATTCAAGAAAGGTGTCTTCTCTTACATGGGAAACTCCAGGGCAAAGATTTATGGCGAATCTGATGGTTTTGTCAAGATTCTTGCAGATaaggaaaataaaattttGGGGGCATGGATCGTAGGTCCAGATGCAAGCGAACTTATTGCCCAGCTCACCATTGCAGTAACATACGGAGCTTCCACAGTTGACGTTACAAGAACATGTTTCGCACATCCTTCACTATCTGAAGCTGTCAAGGAAGCTTGTCTTGCGGTACACAGTAAGCCCATCCACATGTAA
- a CDS encoding hypothetical protein (encoded by transcript BEWA_016070A) — protein sequence MSSKGIDIKNICPINSNSDAGPCHDDGRIQAKRGDLEATEYGYVTHRSFENKIDKLTYGRKSLQIEDGKKGDTLISFTRRYPDLKEVTTYYYREGENDEENIHTPLVLRVNGGEAYHLYLNTGGDHTKWKHVSLRGLDRIPSGNTTTPELTSRLKSQTCRLHRLHKIDVKNNQETFITCSVCKKAKIRLNDKPERPVDCYKKFCHTPSDDDGDGKITYPITYGNELSKYKDGKTWKIISVTKSEYANVSVYYWEGDKKLDNPLLMELKPTNEGKSIWYENLGESAGKHDKWRKLGEQEAINLSSPGNLKEKLDFLSCIFNGTVRIKLGLAPNCHNSPDFRHKNRLRTYVDGSSHRHLSLSIYEYTPRIESGSDPFHVSEFYLEGHKQIFSGSPSFFKDVKKVTGYASSCDSARSFLLCIETGFNKKWYRRIQTNTWENCDNVDGKLEGIFKSAQSTLGIIPCPLPKSLPPDGLKLVITTQPPNDKLTTIYYDYGSGNTPILVAKDHVGLPKGFFRVIHTASTVTGYFMLSRNLGRGGTIPSTRRSEQSINNVKHVEVYFGTSNPNLPILLGIATNTRSVNETKYYSYSSTTGRADQGKWLQREYFGLKSTSLTDMLDDQNGYRNMALPIELKDPVHFEQFCSKIENTGTIPYLKKKSYISSSKPPPELPQEARKNYEVEGYQVNDSAQISRVTFGGEDTNIIPPKDKVSELRIYRWKNGKDSDKVPLLLEFKPTNGKPSTWFENLDKESLHWMNVKDEDAMKFYTGSPLQGNYTEAVTKKLDEVSCRLHHTVKIDVFIKDNRKLYCHRKCTYKRIKVEQETSMFPKYIGYEHTSDIKGENFTITALTNKDNVQNTNLPYPLENVKTVTVYFSTCDQTTPLMIYIHHGVTDDEINGQSIWLKNENKEGKWTDVSDKIRVDTAAIEETLNSVTNTLGLCPRIQGSTGAVTRSEGEPYEELEREGLDEAEDVEEEEEEEEGAQVPESPMEESSEEQDPDGTPEPTLTATSAATQSPLGSLQPNAVSRTADTDGGPGNSDIKNISIITSSVLGASGSITGFAYWIYKRFAGEPWVRQI from the coding sequence atgtcTTCCAAAGGCatagatataaaaaatatatgCCCTATAAATAGTAACAGTGATGCAGGTCCATGTCATGATGATGGACGTATACAGGCTAAGAGGGGAGATCTTGAGGCTACCGAGTACGGATATGTTACTCATCGCTCctttgaaaataaaattgACAAACTCACGTATGGTAGAAAGTCTCTTCAGATAGAAGATGGGAAAAAAGGTGATACACTAATCTCATTTACCAGAAGGTACCCTGATCTCAAAGAAGTGACAACTTACTACTATAGAGAAGGTGAGAACgatgaagaaaatatacatacacCCCTTGTCCTCAGGGTTAATGGAGGAGAAGCATATCACTTGTACCTCAACACAGGTGGAGACCATACAAAATGGAAACATGTATCTTTGAGGGGTTTAGATAGAATTCCTTCAGGTAACACAACAACCCCTGAACTGACTAGCAGGCTAAAGAGCCAGACGTGTAGACTCCATAGACTTCATAAAATTGATGTAAAAAATAATCAGGAGACTTTTATCACATGTTCTGTTTGTAAAAAGGCCAAGATACGGTTGAACGATAAACCGGAACGACCTGTTGATTGCTACAAAAAATTTTGTCATACTCCATCAGATGACGATGGTGATGGTAAAATAACCTATCCAATCACTTATGGGAATGAACTAAGTAAATacaaagatggtaaaacaTGGAAGATCATCTCGGTTACTAAAAGTGAGTATGCAAATGTCTCTGTTTATTACTGGGAGGGTGATAAAAAACTTGACAATCCACTTTTAATGGAACTTAAGCCTACTAATGAAGGAAAATCTATCTGGTATGAGAATCTAGGAGAATCTGCTGGAAAACATGATAAATGGAGGAAATTGGGAGAACAAGAAGCTATAAATCTATCTTCTCCCGGAAATCTTAAGGAAAAACTGGATTTCCTCAGTTGCATATTTAATGGGACCGTAAGGATAAAATTGGGATTGGCTCCAAATTGTCATAATTCCCCAGATTTTCGACACAAGAATAGACTAAGGACTTATGTAGATGGCAGTTCTCATAGGCATCTTTCCCTCTCTATCTATGAATATACACCACGTATAGAATCTGGAAGTGATCCATTCCATGTATCAGAATTTTACCTTGAAGGTCATAAACAGATTTTTTCGGGATCCccttcattctttaaagATGTTAAGAAAGTTACCGGATATGCTTCATCCTGTGATTCTGCAAGGTCATTTTTACTTTGCATAGAAACTGGGTTTAATAAGAAGTGGTACAGGAGAATACAAACTAATACATGGGAGAATTGTGATAATGTTGATGGTAAACTTGAAGGTATTTTCAAAAGTGCTCAGAGTACTCTTGGAATAATACCATGCCCTCTTCCCAAATCCCTTCCACCAGATGGACTTAAATTAGTTATAACAACACAACCACCGAATGATAAACTTACTACTATTTATTACGATTACGGTTCTGGCAACACTCCCATTCTGGTTGCTAAGGATCATGTTGGTCTACCAAAGGGTTTCTTCCGAGTTATTCACACTGCAAGCACAGTAACAGGATATTTTATGCTAAGTAGAAATTTAGGCAGGGGAGGTACCATACCGTCAACTAGAAGATCCGAACAATCTATAAATAATGTCAAACATGTAGAGGTATACTTCGGAACTTCCAATCCTAATCTACCAATTCTTCTGGGGATCGCTACGAATACTAGAAGTGTGAATGAGACAAAGTACTATTCCTATAGTTCAACCACCGGAAGGGCAGATCAGGGTAAATGGCTGCAACGGGAGTATTTTGGTCTAAAATCTACTAGTCTGACTGATATGCTTGATGATCAAAATGGTTATAGAAATATGGCTCTACCCATAGAACTAAAGGATCCTGTCCATTTCGAACAATTTTGTAGTAAAATTGAAAATACTGGTACCATTCCATATCTGAAGAAAAAGTCATAtatatcctcatcaaaACCTCCACCTGAACTTCCCCAAGAGGCCAGAAAGAATTACGAAGTAGAAGGATACCAAGTTAACGATAGTGCTCaaatatccagagtaacaTTTGGAGGAGAGGATACTAACATTATTCCTCCTAAAGATAAAGTTTCTGAGCTGAGGATATACAggtggaagaatggtaagGATAGTGACAAGGTACCTCTACTACTTGAGTTTAAACCTACTAACGGAAAGCCATCTACCTggtttgagaatcttgacAAGGAGAGTCTTCACTGGATGAATgttaaagatgaggatgcTATGAAATTTTATACAGGTTCTCCTCTACAAGGTAATTATACCGAGGCAGTCACTAAGAAACTGGATGAGGTCAGCTGTAGACTCCATCATACAGTTAAGATAGATGTATTTATCAAGGATAATAGGAAGCTGTATTGTCATAGAAAATGCACttacaagagaataaaggTTGAACAAGAGACCAGTATGTTCCCTAAATATATCGGATATGAACACACTTCGGATATTAAAGGCGAAAACTTTACCATAACGGCTCTAACAAACAAGgataatgtacaaaataCTAATCTTCCATATCCTCTTGAAAACGTCAAAACTGTCACTGTTTACTTCTCTACCTGTGATCAAACGACACCACTTATGATATATATACACCATGGAGTTAcagatgatgaaattaaTGGACAAAGTATCTGGCTtaagaatgaaaataaagaagGGAAATGGACTGATGTTAGCGATAAAATCCGAGTTGATACAGCAGCTATTGAGGAAACTCTTAATAGTGTCACAAATACTCTAGGATTATGCCCAAGAATTCAGGGATCTACTGGTGCAGTAACACGTTCTGAAGGAGAGCCTTATGAAGAACTAGAAAGAGAAGGCCTTGATGAAGCTGAGGATgttgaggaggaagaagaagaagaagagggaGCTCAGGTACCAGAGTCTCCAATGGAAGAATCATCTGAAGAGCAAGACCCTGATGGTACTCCGGAACCTACTCTTACTGCTACCTCTGCTGCTACTCAATCTCCTCTTGGATCTCTGCAACCTAATGCTGTTTCTCGAACCGCAGATACTGATGGTGGTCCTGGAAACTCtgatataaagaatatCTCTATTATCACCTCTTCTGTTCTTGGTGCCTCAGGGTCCATTACTGGGTTTGCTTACTGGATCTACAAACGCTTTGCTGGAGAACCATGGGTTCGGCAGATCTAA
- a CDS encoding hypothetical protein (encoded by transcript BEWA_016080A): MRVLAALLTVCLVRLCHSVGYLTTCCGGSPTNPITLDLSDPDESLCRALKTNVDGLPAKIYLLKSKKVNKIVNRNKKVWIGKFGDKCFYCMAFLKDNEPRIVVIGAESSARKSLKYYKYKDKTGCRGKPGWKKSRSSYKKKISALKLGSNAPTKFTLDISFLEEDDERFKLTKSVTDGITILYYSLQPGHLIEKIVDGEKEVWTAGNNQVCYLCEYYPKSASGKVKLHIMKNKDSFSFTLFDKVDGSWKKK; encoded by the coding sequence ATGAGGGTGCTGGCAGCGCTATTGACAGTATGTCTGGTAAGGTTATGCCATTCTGTAGGTTATCTCACAACTTGTTGTGGAGGGAGTCCTACTAATCCCATTACTCTAGATCTTTCTGATCCTGATGAATCACTATGCAGAGCTCTCAAGACAAATGTTGATGGACTTCCTGCAAAGATTTACCTCCTAAAGTCTAAAAAAGTTAATAAAATTGTGAATCGAAACAAGAAGGTCTGGATaggtaaatttggagataaaTGTTTCTACTGCATGGCATTCCTTAAGGACAATGAACCACGTATAGTAGTTATTGGTGCGGAATCATCTGCACGGAAAAGCTTGAAATACTACAAGTACAAGGACAAAACCGGATGCCGTGGTAAACCGGGTTGGAAAAAGTCGAGAAGCAGTTataaaaagaaaatttCTGCCCTTAAACTAGGCTCCAATGCACCTACTAAGTTTACCCTTGACATCTCTTTTCTcgaggaagatgatgaaagGTTCAAGCTCACAAAGTCCGTTACCGATGGCATAACCATCCTCTATTACTCTTTACAGCCTGGGCATCttatagaaaagattgtggatggagagaaggaaGTATGGACTGCTGGTAACAATCAAGTTTGCTATCTCTGTGAATACTACCCAAAGAGCGCTTCCGGAAAGGTCAAGCTGCATATTATGAAGAACAAAGACTCATTTTCGTTTACTCTCTTTGATAAAGTCGATGGCAGCTGGAAGAAAAAGTAG
- a CDS encoding hypothetical protein (encoded by transcript BEWA_016090A) encodes MVGVTFDVLSTPDSGHYSFSGGFDGVYLFIKYTPKPGFEVVKVTHGVHVLWEAGASLLSLTLHKLGNLPVALLLHFDGSDLFFVFENLEWKSVPKADYENKLHGHHHNLDPEELVLDFAHVDPEKAVSLPVKYGQYLVNTYIPGLGVVFVGVKEGDDVLWKAGHAGDKCLHAAVHALNGVPEFARLALVESGHALEKHFKKVDGKWAPITLKAYHEQRAPKEPSAASVDLSSDKHDHVFCCKGAPYGLPFDAFIASLLAKITKVVDGGVTLWEAKEGERGLHVTLAHDGLHANLVVLTPDGVKEHGFVKKDGKWVSADGNFPTHLKLLVN; translated from the coding sequence ATGGTGGGTGTTACCTTTGACGTCCTCAGTACTCCAGATTCTGGACACTACTCCTTTTCCGGTGGATTTGACGGTGTTTACCTCTTTATCAAGTACACACCAAAGCCAGGTTTTGAGGTAGTGAAGGTTACTCACGGCGTTCACGTCCTATGGGAGGCTGGAGcctctcttctttctctcACCCTTCACAAACTCGGCAACCTTCCAGTCGCTCTCCTCTTGCACTTTGACGGCTCTGACCTCTTCTTTGTCTTTGAGAACCTCGAGTGGAAGTCTGTGCCAAAGGCAGACTACGAGAACAAGCTCCATGGACATCATCACAACCTCGACCCGGAGGAACTTGTCTTGGATTTCGCTCACGTTGACCCTGAAAAGGCCGTGTCACTTCCAGTAAAATACGGACAGTATCTTGTGAACACTTACATACCAGGTCTTGGTGTGGTCTTTGTCGGTGTCAAGGAGGGTGATGATGTACTTTGGAAGGCTGGACATGCAGGCGACAAGTGTCTACATGCTGCCGTTCACGCTTTGAATGGCGTTCCAGAGTTTGCACGTCTTGCTCTGGTAGAGTCTGGTCACGCTCTGGAAAAGCACTTTAAGAAGGTTGACGGTAAGTGGGCTCCAATTACCCTCAAGGCCTACCACGAGCAGAGGGCACCAAAGGAGCCCAGTGCTGCCTCCGTTGATCTCTCGTCTGATAAACATGATCACGTATTCTGCTGCAAGGGAGCACCTTATGGACTTCCATTTGACGCCTTTATAGCCTCTCTTCTCGCCAAAATTACAAAGGTCGTCGACGGTGGAGTTACTCTCTGGGAGGCCAAGGAAGGTGAGAGGGGTCTTCACGTAACACTCGCTCACGATGGACTTCATGCCAACTTGGTTGTACTGACCCCTGATGGTGTGAAAGAGCACGGATTtgtgaagaaggatggaaagtggGTTTCTGCCGATGGCAATTTCCCAACCCATCTCAAGCTCCTCGTTAACTAG